ACGTTGTAGCCCTCTGTGACATTGTCGATAAGGTATTTCACAAAAGCCACGATGTTGCCGACATAGGCCATCGACTTCTTATTCTCGCCCTTGCCGACCATCAGGAACTTACCGGATGAGATCTGCCTGAGCAGGTTGTAGACGTTGCCGCGGTTGCGCTCGCCGAAGATCACTGTAGGGCGCACGATGTCGATGTTCCACTCCGGATGTGACTCGTGCCATCTCTGCAACACCTGCTCTGCCTGCCATTTGGATTTGCCGTAATGATTGAACGGATCAGCAGGATAGTTCTCTGCTGGATTGGGCTTGTCAAGACCATACACAGCCACGGACGAGAAAAATATAATGCGTTTGCAGCCGTTCTTCTCCATGGCTTTCAACGTGACCTCCATGCCTCCTACGTTGGTGTCGTAGTACAGGGAGACAGGCGAGATGTCATCGCGGTGCTGAGCGGCGAGAAGTATCACGACATCGGCGCCCTGGAGCCCGCGGTCCATCTGCTCCTGAGAGCGCACGTCGCCTATTGTGGTGATCTCATTGAAGAAGTGGCTCGGAAGGAGGTCGATGTTCCTGCAGTCATATTGCTGCGGGTATTCACTCAGAAGCCCCAGAAGCCTCGTGCCAACAAATCCGCTGGCCCCTATCATTGCGATTTTCATAGAATCAATCATCGATTTACAATTTTTTCATATATATTCAAATATCCATTTACCATCTTATCAACTGTAAACTGATTCTCATACGTTGACACACAATGCCGGAACATTGCTTCTTTCTTCTGTGTCGGCAAAGTTATAATCTCCTTGATTTTTTCTGCCA
The nucleotide sequence above comes from Duncaniella freteri. Encoded proteins:
- a CDS encoding NAD-dependent epimerase/dehydratase family protein — protein: MKIAMIGASGFVGTRLLGLLSEYPQQYDCRNIDLLPSHFFNEITTIGDVRSQEQMDRGLQGADVVILLAAQHRDDISPVSLYYDTNVGGMEVTLKAMEKNGCKRIIFFSSVAVYGLDKPNPAENYPADPFNHYGKSKWQAEQVLQRWHESHPEWNIDIVRPTVIFGERNRGNVYNLLRQISSGKFLMVGKGENKKSMAYVGNIVAFVKYLIDNVTEGYNVFNYIDKPDNNMNQLVSHVSKVLGKHIPATHFPYWLGMMGGYCFDLLARITGRKLTVSSVRVKKFCATTEFDATKAHSSGFKAPYTLDEGLARTLEFEFVHPRTDDITFKSE